The Brevibacterium atlanticum genome segment CGCGCGTGCGGCATCGAGGACCGAGCGGCCCTCTTCGACGCGGTTGAGGTAGTGGTGGTCGCCCTCGGTGCCGAGTCCCATGTAGTCGACGACGACGACCGGATGCTTCGCCGCCAGCGCCGAGGCGATTGAGATCCCTTCGTATTCCGTGCCCATGCCCATCTGTCTGCTGGGTGCGCACTTGTCCGCGATGCCCTGAGTTCCGGGTGAGATGACGACGGCGTCGTCGGCGTTGCCGCTCGCACCCTTCGGGGTCAGCAGCGTGGCCGTCGCCGCCCGCGCCTGCCCCTTCTCATCTGTGGTCTTGTACATGAAGGCCGTCGACTTCGCATCATGCTTGATGAGCTTCACGGGATCGAGGTAGAACTCCGAGTCGGCCTGCTTGAGCATTGTGCCGTCCTTGCTCGGCAGCGAGGACGGGGTCTCGTAGAAGTCCTCGGGGACCTCGGACGTGGGGAGGTCTTCCTGGGCGGCGGCGTATTCGACGTCGGCGGGAGTGAGTTCATCGGACTTCTCGACCGCTTTGCGGGCCTGCTCGACACTCACACCCTCGGGGACGTTGTTCGTGTTGAGGACACCGGGATCTTCGGCTTCTCGATCTTTGACGAGCTGCTGGGCCTCCTGGTCCGACTGCGGAACCAGGTCTGAGGGTGCGGCGGCATGTGCGGGTGCTGCTGTCGTGCTCAGGGCGAGGGTGAGGCCGACCGCAGCCGCGGTGGTCAGCGCGGCGAGACGACGGGCAGGCATCCCCCGGTGGGCTGAGTGGCACGAGGTCGTGCTGAGTTTCGGATCTTCGCTGTTGGTCAATCGCGTGCTCATACGCGGCATTCCTGTTCTGTCGTGGATCTCGACATTGAGAGTGCATGGACAGGGTGGTGTCGCAGACCGACGCGACAGGGATGATGCCGGCGCGGTCGCCATGGTTCCGTGCCCGTATGGTGACGGGCATCACAAGCCTACTCGATAGTAGAACTGAGTGGTAACTTACCTTGATCAGTCAGCGGCTCGGTCGCGTCGTCGGTGGTCGAAATGCTGTTGAATGGGCGTTCTATGAGCTCAGCCGAGAGCGGAGCGGACTGCTTCGGCAATCACGAGGAGTGCGCCGAAGATGGAGGCGCCGACGGCAAGGCGGTAGAGCAGCTGACGGTCGGCTCGGCGGATGACGAAGTTCGACAGCCAGAGCCCGGTGATCATGAAGGGAAGCAAAGCCGCAGCTGCAATCACATGGGACGTCTGGACTTCGCCGCCGATTGCCAGGCCGGACAGTGACAAAATGCTGCCGAGGGTGAAATAGGCGCTCATCGTCGAGCGCATCGAGGACGGGTCGAGAGAGCGCAGGACGAGACTGATCGGCGGCCCGCCGATGCTCGTGGCGGTTCCGAAGATCCCCGAAACGGATGAGGCGAAGAACATATTGCGGTGCGAGGCCGCCGGTGACCAGCCGACCAGGCTGAAGGCTGCACCGGCGAGGACAGTGATCGCGAGCATCAGTGACAACCCTGCATCGGGGAGCATGATGACAGCCACGGTACCGATGGCGATTCCCGGCACGCGACCGAGCGCTCCCCATCCGACGATCCTCCAGTCGACGTCGTGACGTTCGCGCACAAAGGCGGTCAGTGAAGTCAGGGTGGCCAGGAAGAGCAGCGCTGCCGGCAGCAGGTCGGGACGCAGTAGTGCGAGGACCGGGGCTGTGATCATGCCCAGGCCGAAGCCGATCGAACCCTGCAGACACGCTGAGCCGAGAACGACGACCCCGATGACGAGAAACTGCACGAACTCCATCGGTGGTTCGCTCCTCTGCTTCGGGGTGACGGTGATGCCGGCGCAAAATGCGCGTTCTGAGCAGTTAGTATATGCGCAAAACACACAGAGTCGCATGAATCTCGCTAAACTGCTTGCGCATAACACGCATAAATGGGCTAGTCTTTACGAAGATTGCGCACGGTGATGTCGCAGCTCCATCGTTGCATCCTCCGCCGGCCGATCGTTCAGAAGTCCATCTACACATGGGAGTGCAGCCATGGCCGCCGATGTCCATAGCGTGAAAAGCAGCTCTGTCTCTTCGATGCCCGCACAGAATCCGCTGCCGCGCGGACTCGGCCTCGTCACCTCGGTCGGGCCGGGCCTTGTGCTCGCGATGTCCTTCCTGGGCACGGGCGACCTCGTCAGCTCCTCCGTCTCGGGAGCCTCCTACGGGTACGCGCTGCTGTGGACGCTCATCCTCTCGCTCGTCGCCCGCACCTTCATCATCTCGTCCATCGCGAAGTACACGCTGATGAACAAGCACGGCGACACCCAGATCCTCGACGGATTCGCCCGCCTCTCGCCGGTGCTGCCGGGAATCATGGGCGCAGTCGTCCTCATCGCCGGTTTCATCACTCAGGCCACCTTCCTCCTCGCCGCTGCCGTGGGGCTCCACGAACTCACCGG includes the following:
- a CDS encoding lipase family protein codes for the protein MSTRLTNSEDPKLSTTSCHSAHRGMPARRLAALTTAAAVGLTLALSTTAAPAHAAAPSDLVPQSDQEAQQLVKDREAEDPGVLNTNNVPEGVSVEQARKAVEKSDELTPADVEYAAAQEDLPTSEVPEDFYETPSSLPSKDGTMLKQADSEFYLDPVKLIKHDAKSTAFMYKTTDEKGQARAATATLLTPKGASGNADDAVVISPGTQGIADKCAPSRQMGMGTEYEGISIASALAAKHPVVVVDYMGLGTEGDHHYLNRVEEGRSVLDAARAVQQVDGGGIDADTKLQLRGYSQGGHATTSALELKDEWAPELNLASASAGAVPTDLYKTVSGLSSVYTAFALYGVDSFAAQADIDLTEFLNEKGQQTVAETSNQCTIEALLSTAFTDTKSLTKDGRSLQEIVEERFMDIADRQKLGQAPVPDVPLLVNHSHLDDVIPFEQGKELAATWCRAGHKVAFEDNLGPTHIGGYVASVPRIEAFTTRTFAGKAPLDSCWRL
- a CDS encoding sulfite exporter TauE/SafE family protein yields the protein MEFVQFLVIGVVVLGSACLQGSIGFGLGMITAPVLALLRPDLLPAALLFLATLTSLTAFVRERHDVDWRIVGWGALGRVPGIAIGTVAVIMLPDAGLSLMLAITVLAGAAFSLVGWSPAASHRNMFFASSVSGIFGTATSIGGPPISLVLRSLDPSSMRSTMSAYFTLGSILSLSGLAIGGEVQTSHVIAAAALLPFMITGLWLSNFVIRRADRQLLYRLAVGASIFGALLVIAEAVRSALG